From one Synergistaceae bacterium genomic stretch:
- a CDS encoding arginine--tRNA ligase, protein MNVTGENKAVINLNQALNDAIKSLCVQESSAEFERPRDPNHGDRAASSALKLAKVLKSKPLDIANKIAENLHSDVIDKIEVAAPGFINIFLSGNFYAQAVKSIIEQRNSYGSINLGNNKRVQVEFVSANPTGPLHIGHGRGAAVGDVVARILKFTGWDVQREYYVNDSGLQIITLGKSTQARYFELLGQESNFPENGYKGAYIYDLAQEIINLEGKKFLDVPRDESLEYFKTYAADKIMSGIKEDLEFFRVKFDNFFPEGYLHANNLVRSAMEDLKARGFAYESEGALWFKTEDTIGDDKDRVLIRANGVPTYFASDIAYHRNKFITRNFERVIDVWGADHHGYIARVKAAIKAMGKNPDDFEVLLIQLVNLIREGKSVNMSTRSGEFITLREVLDEAGVDAARFFFLMRRSDSQLDFDLDLAKRQSNENPVFYVQYAHARISGILREIEKRNLHLLNNDSVACEIFDEKNARELADTLAKYPDAVKEASTQLAPQVLTGYVLNLAGVFHSFYNTNRIIDEPDEKIALSRVNLIKSAKIVIASCLNLLGVNAPERM, encoded by the coding sequence ATGAACGTAACCGGAGAAAATAAAGCAGTAATAAATCTCAATCAGGCACTAAATGACGCAATAAAATCTTTATGTGTCCAAGAGAGCAGCGCAGAATTTGAACGCCCGAGAGATCCTAATCACGGCGACAGGGCAGCAAGCAGCGCATTAAAGCTCGCAAAAGTTTTGAAGTCCAAGCCGCTTGATATTGCAAATAAAATCGCAGAAAATTTACATTCAGACGTAATTGACAAAATAGAAGTTGCTGCACCGGGATTCATAAATATTTTTCTGTCAGGAAATTTTTACGCCCAAGCAGTTAAAAGCATTATCGAGCAGAGAAATTCTTACGGTTCTATCAATCTCGGCAATAATAAACGCGTTCAGGTCGAATTTGTGAGCGCAAATCCAACAGGGCCGCTTCATATTGGACACGGACGGGGAGCAGCTGTCGGCGATGTTGTTGCGAGAATCCTTAAATTTACCGGCTGGGACGTTCAACGCGAATATTACGTGAATGACTCAGGCCTGCAAATTATAACGCTGGGAAAATCGACTCAAGCGCGATATTTTGAGCTTCTCGGCCAAGAGTCAAATTTTCCTGAAAACGGCTACAAAGGCGCATACATTTACGATTTAGCGCAGGAAATTATTAATCTTGAGGGCAAAAAATTTTTGGACGTTCCTAGAGATGAGAGTCTCGAATATTTCAAGACTTATGCAGCAGATAAAATTATGTCAGGAATCAAGGAAGATTTAGAGTTCTTCCGCGTAAAATTTGATAATTTCTTTCCTGAAGGCTATTTACACGCAAATAATTTAGTACGTTCAGCAATGGAAGATTTGAAGGCGAGGGGCTTTGCTTATGAGTCAGAGGGCGCTTTATGGTTCAAGACAGAAGACACAATCGGCGACGACAAAGACCGTGTTTTAATACGCGCTAACGGTGTGCCGACATATTTTGCGTCAGACATTGCCTATCACAGAAATAAATTCATCACGCGAAATTTCGAAAGAGTCATAGACGTATGGGGCGCAGATCATCACGGTTATATCGCAAGAGTCAAAGCTGCAATTAAAGCAATGGGAAAGAATCCCGACGATTTCGAAGTGTTATTGATTCAGCTTGTAAATTTGATTCGTGAGGGAAAATCCGTCAACATGTCGACACGTTCAGGAGAGTTTATTACTTTGCGTGAAGTTCTTGACGAGGCCGGAGTCGACGCTGCTAGATTCTTTTTCCTGATGAGAAGGAGCGACTCACAGTTAGATTTTGATTTGGACTTGGCCAAGCGTCAATCAAATGAGAATCCCGTTTTTTACGTGCAGTATGCTCATGCTAGAATATCAGGAATTTTGCGCGAGATCGAGAAAAGAAATTTGCATTTACTCAATAATGACTCTGTAGCGTGTGAAATCTTTGACGAGAAAAACGCCCGTGAACTTGCTGACACACTCGCGAAATATCCGGACGCGGTGAAAGAGGCTTCAACACAGTTAGCTCCTCAAGTTTTAACAGGTTATGTGCTGAATCTCGCCGGAGTCTTTCACTCATTCTATAACACGAACAGAATCATTGACGAACCTGACGAAAAAATTGCGCTCTCACGTGTAAATTTAATCAAGTCAGCTAAAATCGTCATTGCCTCGTGTTTAAATCTTTTAGGGGTTAATGCTCCTGAGCGAATGTGA
- the secA gene encoding preprotein translocase subunit SecA, whose translation MLNSIKKFLGLDPNDRALKTYNGFVDIINSYADNIHSKSDEDLKARANELRAHSDDLNDILPEVFAIVREVSQRTIGLRHYDVQLIGGMALHDGRIAEMKTGEGKTLAATLAVVLNAFKGEGVHLVTVNDYLAKRDAEWMSPIYNFLGLNVGVIYPYMPDEDRLAAYKADITYGTNSEFGFDYLRDNMVLRLSDKVQRGHNFCIVDEVDSILIDEARTPLIISGASDDDTSLYTKADSAARYLQEGRDFEKDEKERSISLTETGIQKCEEYLKIPGLFSELTHSDLAHRVVQALKAHTLYKRDIDYVVKDGEVIIVDEFTGRLMIGRRFSEGLHQAIEAKERVKIGRESQTLATITLQNYFRMYHKLAGMTGTAATEAEEFKEIYGLQVITIPTHKKMIRVDYPDVIFATEQEKYSAVTDEVVECHKRGQPVLVGTTSIENSERVSKLLKARKIPHHVLNAKYHEQEALIIAQAGREGAVTVATNMAGRGTDIMLGGNPPDEAEHERVVKNGGLAIIGTERHESRRIDNQLRGRSGRQGDPGASRFYLSLEDNLLRLFGSDRIQPLMGKLGMKNGEAIESSMLTRIIENSQKKVEELHFDIRKQLLAYDNVMNQQREAIYAERESILSTAPDEMPNYGWDIFKGVINDLLDKYFPDNSNCEPERAAAKLKSIFGPGAEGKIAKVDNRLDMEGMKQEIIDLIQSRYNAKIAELETFHENAAAEIVSGTLLYILDNEWREHLTAMDELRRGIGLRAIGQKDPLIEYQFESYNLFQEMMDRVKITFCDRILRSKILSTPELRERENLQYSKPEFSTTPRNNNNILPGKKEKIGRNDPCPCGSGKKYKYCHGRGL comes from the coding sequence CGCAAATGAACTTAGAGCACACTCAGATGACTTAAATGACATTTTGCCGGAAGTCTTTGCAATCGTTCGTGAGGTCTCGCAGCGTACTATAGGTCTTAGACATTATGACGTGCAATTAATTGGCGGGATGGCTTTACACGACGGCAGAATCGCAGAAATGAAAACAGGCGAGGGCAAAACTTTAGCGGCAACTCTAGCAGTTGTGTTAAACGCTTTCAAGGGTGAGGGCGTTCACTTGGTAACAGTAAATGATTATCTAGCAAAACGCGACGCAGAATGGATGAGTCCAATTTATAATTTTCTGGGCTTGAACGTCGGCGTAATTTATCCCTATATGCCCGATGAAGACAGACTCGCAGCGTATAAAGCTGATATAACATATGGGACTAACAGCGAATTTGGCTTTGATTATTTGCGCGATAACATGGTGCTTAGACTCTCCGACAAAGTGCAAAGGGGTCATAATTTCTGCATTGTTGACGAGGTTGACTCTATCCTAATCGACGAAGCAAGAACACCATTAATAATTTCCGGAGCTTCAGACGACGACACGAGCTTATACACAAAAGCAGACAGCGCAGCAAGATATTTGCAGGAAGGCCGAGACTTTGAGAAGGACGAGAAAGAACGCAGCATTTCACTAACTGAAACAGGCATACAAAAATGTGAGGAGTATTTAAAGATTCCCGGCCTATTTTCCGAGCTTACACACTCAGATTTAGCACATAGAGTCGTTCAGGCGTTAAAGGCTCACACACTTTATAAACGAGATATTGATTATGTCGTGAAAGACGGCGAAGTTATTATTGTTGATGAATTTACCGGAAGACTCATGATTGGCCGGCGGTTCTCTGAAGGTTTACATCAGGCAATAGAAGCTAAAGAACGAGTCAAAATCGGCCGTGAGAGTCAAACTTTAGCGACAATAACACTGCAAAATTATTTCAGAATGTATCACAAGCTCGCAGGCATGACAGGAACAGCAGCAACAGAAGCAGAAGAATTTAAAGAAATTTACGGCCTTCAAGTTATAACAATTCCGACTCACAAAAAAATGATTCGCGTAGATTATCCTGATGTAATATTCGCTACAGAACAGGAAAAATATTCTGCCGTTACTGATGAAGTTGTAGAATGTCATAAACGTGGCCAGCCGGTTTTAGTCGGTACTACTTCAATCGAGAACTCAGAAAGAGTCAGCAAATTATTAAAAGCTCGCAAGATTCCTCATCACGTTTTGAACGCGAAATATCACGAACAGGAAGCATTAATTATCGCTCAGGCAGGCCGTGAAGGTGCTGTAACAGTCGCAACTAACATGGCCGGACGCGGTACAGATATAATGTTAGGCGGTAATCCTCCCGACGAAGCAGAACACGAAAGAGTCGTGAAAAACGGCGGTCTTGCAATTATCGGCACAGAACGACACGAGTCAAGGCGCATAGATAATCAGTTACGCGGGCGTTCAGGTCGTCAAGGTGATCCGGGTGCGTCAAGATTTTATTTATCGCTTGAAGATAATTTATTGCGTTTGTTCGGCTCTGACAGGATTCAACCGTTAATGGGCAAATTAGGCATGAAAAACGGTGAAGCAATAGAATCATCAATGTTGACGCGAATAATCGAGAACTCACAGAAAAAAGTCGAAGAGTTACATTTTGACATACGCAAACAGTTATTAGCTTATGACAACGTAATGAATCAGCAGAGAGAAGCAATTTACGCAGAACGCGAGTCAATTCTTTCAACTGCTCCCGATGAAATGCCAAATTACGGCTGGGACATCTTCAAAGGCGTTATTAATGATCTGCTCGATAAATATTTCCCGGACAATTCCAATTGTGAACCTGAACGGGCAGCAGCAAAATTAAAATCTATTTTCGGGCCCGGCGCAGAAGGAAAAATCGCAAAAGTTGATAACCGGCTCGATATGGAAGGAATGAAACAGGAAATTATTGACCTCATTCAATCGCGCTATAATGCAAAAATTGCAGAGCTTGAGACCTTCCACGAAAACGCAGCAGCCGAAATTGTGAGCGGGACACTTTTATATATTCTCGATAACGAATGGCGCGAACATTTAACAGCAATGGACGAACTTAGACGCGGTATCGGATTACGAGCTATCGGCCAGAAAGATCCATTAATTGAATATCAGTTCGAGTCATATAATTTATTTCAAGAAATGATGGATCGCGTGAAAATTACTTTTTGCGACAGGATATTGCGCTCAAAAATTCTTAGCACTCCCGAACTAAGAGAACGCGAAAATTTGCAGTATTCCAAGCCGGAATTCTCAACAACTCCGAGAAATAATAATAATATATTGCCCGGCAAAAAAGAAAAAATCGGCCGTAACGATCCATGCCCTTGCGGAAGCGGGAAAAAATATAAATATTGTCATGGAAGGGGGCTTTAA